Proteins from a genomic interval of Enterococcus faecium:
- a CDS encoding BglG family transcription antiterminator: protein MNQRQQSLIYQLSENNNYITTKKLAEHFHVSERTIHSDLNTIETWLRDKHLPLMFERKKGTGILLNGLPHEREQLKRALNEETQTEMDKKQLRQLLIFHLLVAKDGFSLEELSEKLYVGKRTIRKELTELQSFFEYHHLQLVSKTKLGTFLKGDEQEKRQLLVKTLRNMQKEDPQSPSLKEFFAKDTLKVIQHTLQDVFYENHLEQPNGLASVEIHIYFMLERMKQYQKVKLSKDENEVVEHTQAQKLSSQILAKLATIYPIEFSPDEINYLALRIANLFTNSQAATRFQKESSALADHLIVQVEQFLGYSLKEDQLLKQNLRSHLSSTYFRLHYGLQISNPLTKNVFSTYTQLFLVLQLILEDYFEKENFYVPQDETAYLTIHFQAAIERHKHQKSRRYQAVLVSEYSKAMATFLEARLNRELPELTIIDLIEYKPELEREDFPPVDFILATLPFKHENIPVIEISPMITETDLAYLTKYMLEHVPIKKKKTFDLASFTHPFLIFPQLEWTDPVDILNFMGNVLAEHHYVEPEFVDSVLERDRHASTRVAPFVTIPHGNPLYVKHSMISIATMKEPILWHGEQIRIVLLLAIKRKDLKHAEFKKIFSVIHYLEKQPEQMAQLMQSNHPLEILTLLSSYE from the coding sequence ATGAATCAGCGTCAGCAATCTTTGATCTATCAATTAAGTGAGAACAATAATTATATAACAACAAAAAAGCTAGCAGAGCATTTCCATGTGTCAGAAAGAACGATTCATAGCGATTTGAATACCATTGAAACTTGGTTGAGAGACAAACATCTGCCTTTAATGTTTGAAAGAAAAAAAGGTACAGGTATCTTGTTGAATGGTCTGCCTCACGAAAGGGAACAACTGAAACGAGCGCTTAATGAAGAGACTCAAACAGAAATGGATAAAAAACAGCTTCGTCAGTTATTGATTTTCCATCTGCTAGTAGCAAAAGACGGATTTAGTCTTGAAGAACTTTCAGAAAAACTATATGTTGGAAAACGTACGATTCGTAAAGAATTGACAGAGTTGCAAAGCTTTTTTGAGTATCACCATTTACAGCTAGTATCCAAAACAAAACTAGGAACTTTTCTTAAAGGCGATGAACAAGAAAAAAGACAGTTGCTTGTTAAGACATTACGAAATATGCAGAAAGAAGATCCGCAAAGTCCGTCGTTGAAAGAATTCTTCGCTAAAGATACATTAAAAGTTATCCAACATACATTACAAGATGTTTTTTATGAAAATCATTTAGAACAGCCGAATGGACTGGCTAGTGTGGAGATTCACATCTACTTTATGCTCGAGCGAATGAAACAGTACCAGAAAGTGAAATTAAGTAAAGACGAAAACGAAGTCGTGGAACACACCCAAGCACAAAAGTTAAGTAGTCAAATATTAGCAAAACTAGCCACCATCTATCCAATTGAATTTTCTCCTGATGAAATCAATTATCTGGCTTTGCGTATCGCCAATCTTTTTACAAATTCACAAGCAGCCACACGTTTTCAAAAGGAATCTAGCGCACTTGCTGATCATTTGATTGTACAAGTGGAGCAGTTTTTAGGTTATTCATTGAAAGAAGATCAGTTACTGAAACAAAACTTAAGGTCTCATTTATCTTCGACCTATTTTCGACTCCATTATGGCTTGCAGATTTCTAATCCATTGACGAAAAACGTATTTAGTACGTACACACAACTTTTTTTAGTTTTACAGTTGATTCTAGAAGATTATTTTGAGAAAGAAAATTTTTATGTTCCGCAAGATGAGACAGCTTATTTAACGATCCATTTTCAAGCGGCGATCGAGCGACACAAACATCAGAAAAGTAGAAGATACCAAGCCGTTTTAGTTAGTGAATATTCGAAAGCTATGGCTACTTTTCTTGAAGCACGGCTGAACAGAGAACTTCCTGAATTAACGATTATAGATTTAATTGAATATAAGCCAGAACTAGAGAGGGAAGACTTTCCACCTGTTGATTTTATTTTGGCTACATTACCGTTTAAACATGAAAATATTCCAGTAATCGAGATTTCACCCATGATCACAGAAACTGATCTGGCCTATTTGACAAAATATATGCTGGAACATGTACCTATCAAGAAGAAAAAAACGTTTGATCTAGCAAGCTTTACTCATCCATTTTTGATCTTTCCTCAGCTTGAATGGACTGACCCAGTAGATATTTTAAACTTTATGGGGAATGTCTTAGCAGAACATCATTATGTGGAGCCGGAATTCGTCGATTCTGTCTTGGAACGAGACCGTCACGCCAGTACTAGAGTGGCACCATTTGTAACGATTCCTCACGGTAATCCGCTGTATGTAAAACATTCGATGATTTCTATTGCAACAATGAAAGAACCGATCCTATGGCATGGGGAACAGATACGTATCGTACTGCTGTTAGCAATAAAGAGAAAGGATTTGAAACATGCAGAGTTCAAAAAAATTTTTTCTGTTATTCATTATTTAGAAAAGCAACCAGAACAAATGGCACAGTTGATGCAATCCAATCATCCACTAGAGATTTTAACGTTGTTGTCTAGTTATGAATAA
- a CDS encoding DUF4310 family protein, with protein sequence METTEEQAKVLEAKRQKSFWFADWSFPLIVGIMSAAVFAGTHMYVMYGVGAFNEVSIVAMLKAGLDGGSYGAAAAFGASFLFARILEGSLVGILDLGGSILTGIGIGVPAILLSMKIAAPIDNFALSLLTGLVLGLIVGGIIVLIRKFTINQSNSTFGADVMMGAGNSSGRFLGPLIILSACAASIPIGIGATLGALGFYAWKKPIAGGAILGAMILGAIFPAVN encoded by the coding sequence ATGGAGACAACAGAAGAACAAGCAAAAGTATTAGAAGCAAAGCGGCAAAAGAGCTTTTGGTTTGCAGACTGGTCTTTTCCGCTAATCGTAGGAATTATGTCCGCTGCTGTATTTGCAGGAACACACATGTATGTGATGTATGGTGTGGGTGCATTCAATGAAGTTTCGATCGTGGCGATGTTAAAAGCCGGGCTGGATGGCGGATCCTATGGCGCAGCGGCAGCGTTTGGTGCTAGTTTCTTATTTGCCAGAATTTTAGAAGGCTCTTTAGTTGGGATCTTGGACTTAGGCGGTTCGATCCTAACTGGGATCGGAATTGGGGTACCAGCAATTCTCTTAAGTATGAAAATAGCGGCACCAATCGATAATTTTGCACTCTCTTTATTGACTGGTTTGGTTCTAGGTTTGATTGTTGGTGGCATCATTGTCTTGATTCGTAAATTTACGATCAATCAATCAAATTCCACTTTTGGTGCTGACGTCATGATGGGGGCAGGAAATTCATCTGGACGTTTTTTGGGTCCATTAATTATATTAAGCGCGTGTGCAGCATCTATTCCAATCGGCATTGGCGCTACATTAGGAGCACTAGGATTCTATGCTTGGAAAAAACCAATTGCTGGAGGTGCTATTTTAGGAGCAATGATTTTAGGAGCAATCTTCCCGGCAGTAAATTAA
- the dagF gene encoding 2-dehydro-3-deoxy-phosphogluconate aldolase, producing MSVIPNYYKNRVCLNVLAHSVENAKACYEAAEGHVVLGVLSKNYASDEAAIEDMKRYQDATNNALSVGLGAGDPNQSQIVSRLSGVLQPQHVNQVFTGVGTSRALLGQNDTVINGLVSPTGKIGYVNIATGPLSSQAPAAEVPIETAIQMLQDMGGTSIKYFPMKGLAHREEFKAVAEACAKYEFYLEPTGGIDLSNFEEILKIAIDAGVKKVIPHVYSSIIDKETGDTRIGDVKILLSMVKKIIH from the coding sequence TTGTCAGTTATCCCAAATTATTATAAAAATCGTGTATGTTTAAATGTATTAGCTCATTCAGTTGAAAATGCAAAAGCATGCTATGAAGCAGCGGAAGGGCATGTCGTGCTAGGTGTGCTATCGAAAAATTATGCTAGCGATGAAGCAGCAATCGAAGATATGAAAAGGTACCAAGACGCAACCAATAATGCGTTGTCAGTTGGATTAGGCGCTGGAGATCCAAACCAAAGTCAGATAGTTTCGCGTTTATCTGGGGTTTTACAACCACAACATGTCAATCAAGTATTTACTGGCGTGGGGACTTCTCGTGCTTTATTGGGCCAAAATGATACAGTCATCAATGGATTGGTTTCACCAACAGGTAAGATCGGCTATGTCAATATTGCTACAGGTCCGTTAAGTTCACAAGCGCCAGCAGCTGAAGTGCCTATTGAAACTGCCATTCAAATGCTGCAAGACATGGGAGGTACTTCAATCAAGTATTTCCCGATGAAAGGCTTAGCACATAGGGAAGAATTTAAAGCAGTTGCGGAAGCTTGCGCAAAATATGAATTCTATTTAGAGCCAACAGGAGGAATTGATCTTTCAAACTTTGAAGAAATTCTGAAAATTGCAATCGATGCAGGTGTAAAAAAAGTGATTCCTCATGTTTATAGTTCAATTATAGATAAAGAAACAGGAGATACGCGTATAGGAGACGTAAAGATACTATTAAGCATGGTAAAAAAAATTATTCACTAA
- a CDS encoding PRD domain-containing protein: MKMSDEALKIIEESQNREKLKQVIDLIEERLVEHAIVPTELQWTILINHLNEMLKRSQRKETIPVVDRDLFKEVSKEAITISDEIVRSIGNLTDDEIYVLSIHFETAKNN, from the coding sequence GTGAAAATGTCAGACGAGGCTTTAAAAATTATCGAGGAAAGTCAAAATCGGGAAAAGTTAAAACAAGTGATTGATCTAATTGAAGAGCGATTAGTAGAACATGCTATTGTACCAACCGAGTTGCAGTGGACCATTCTAATTAATCACTTGAATGAGATGCTGAAACGTTCTCAAAGAAAGGAAACGATTCCCGTAGTCGATCGGGATTTGTTCAAAGAAGTATCCAAAGAAGCCATAACTATTTCTGATGAAATAGTTAGAAGTATCGGTAATTTAACCGATGATGAAATATATGTTTTGTCGATTCATTTTGAAACAGCAAAAAATAATTAA
- a CDS encoding glycine-rich SFCGS family protein, protein MIKVVIADRMGKGQNVAKGVEAAGGKAVVVPGMGADMRLGDVMQQEHADMGISFCGSGGAGALTAATKYGYPERHGMRSIEEGITAIKDGKTVLGFGFMDQEELGKRLTEEFIKKHGK, encoded by the coding sequence ATGATTAAAGTAGTTATTGCAGACCGTATGGGTAAAGGACAAAATGTGGCCAAAGGGGTAGAAGCAGCTGGTGGAAAAGCAGTTGTCGTACCAGGAATGGGGGCAGATATGCGTTTGGGCGATGTGATGCAACAAGAGCATGCAGATATGGGTATCTCTTTTTGTGGTAGTGGTGGTGCAGGTGCATTAACAGCAGCAACAAAATATGGCTATCCAGAACGACATGGTATGCGTTCGATTGAAGAAGGGATCACAGCTATCAAGGATGGCAAAACTGTTCTAGGTTTCGGCTTTATGGATCAAGAGGAATTAGGGAAACGTCTGACAGAAGAATTTATCAAAAAGCATGGAAAATAG
- a CDS encoding DUF4312 family protein has product MSVQKTIQQKVIVSGKGETKQHAFASALAEIQNKIMEQSNVLLRIEPVNVDILKAVENKYTERFLFFFFPRQRISYEVELSVTVAVTEIKLADISFSQQMIEDPNGIAIPFVTKKI; this is encoded by the coding sequence ATGAGCGTTCAAAAGACAATTCAGCAAAAAGTTATCGTCTCCGGTAAAGGGGAAACAAAGCAACATGCTTTTGCATCAGCGTTAGCAGAAATTCAAAACAAAATAATGGAACAATCAAACGTATTATTGCGAATCGAACCAGTCAATGTGGATATTTTAAAGGCGGTCGAAAACAAATACACAGAACGCTTTCTATTTTTCTTCTTCCCACGGCAACGTATTAGCTATGAAGTCGAACTCTCTGTTACTGTGGCTGTAACAGAAATAAAATTGGCAGACATATCGTTCAGCCAGCAAATGATTGAAGATCCAAATGGGATTGCCATTCCATTTGTAACTAAAAAAATCTAA
- a CDS encoding DgaE family pyridoxal phosphate-dependent ammonia lyase, which yields MTISYGKFDLKEVINASGKMTILGVSKVSESVLAAQRFGGEHFFEMSDLAIKTGAYLSQLLKVEDAQIVSSASAGIAQSVAALIGQGDMYHVYHPYTEKIARREIIIPKGHNVDYGTPVEVMVAQGGGKVIEAGYANMCTPEHVSMMITEKTAALLYIKSHHAVQKSMLTVAEMVEVAKAHRLPLIVDAAAEEDLFKYSEMGVDLVIYSGAKAIEGPSAGLVIGKKKYIQWIRLQSKGIGRAMKIGKDNILGFTQALEDYLKNGSESGDSMKQRLAPFVNAINQLPDLSAKIVQDGAGRDIYRASVTINGDKSAKEVIQELKARNPAVYTREYQANNGIIEFDIRSVSQNEMEKIIKRLREIM from the coding sequence ATGACAATTAGCTATGGAAAGTTTGATTTAAAAGAAGTCATTAATGCATCGGGAAAAATGACGATCCTAGGGGTTTCTAAGGTATCTGAAAGTGTCCTAGCAGCACAACGATTTGGAGGCGAGCATTTTTTTGAGATGAGTGATCTTGCCATCAAAACCGGCGCTTATCTTTCTCAATTACTGAAAGTGGAAGATGCGCAAATCGTTTCTTCTGCTTCAGCAGGGATTGCTCAATCTGTTGCTGCTTTAATCGGACAAGGCGACATGTACCATGTCTATCATCCCTATACAGAAAAAATCGCTAGACGGGAAATCATCATACCTAAGGGACATAATGTAGATTATGGGACACCGGTTGAAGTAATGGTTGCTCAAGGTGGAGGAAAAGTCATAGAAGCTGGCTATGCAAATATGTGTACACCGGAACATGTTTCCATGATGATTACGGAAAAAACTGCTGCGCTTCTATATATTAAAAGTCATCATGCAGTTCAGAAAAGTATGCTGACGGTGGCAGAAATGGTAGAAGTTGCCAAAGCTCATCGTTTGCCATTGATCGTTGATGCAGCTGCGGAAGAAGATTTATTCAAATATAGCGAAATGGGCGTTGACTTAGTGATTTACTCTGGTGCAAAAGCAATCGAAGGTCCGAGTGCCGGACTGGTCATAGGAAAAAAGAAGTATATTCAATGGATTCGGCTACAGTCTAAAGGTATTGGCCGAGCAATGAAAATCGGTAAAGATAATATTTTAGGCTTTACCCAGGCACTAGAAGATTATTTAAAAAATGGGAGCGAATCCGGTGACTCCATGAAGCAACGATTAGCGCCTTTTGTTAACGCAATCAATCAACTTCCTGACCTTTCAGCGAAAATAGTTCAAGATGGTGCCGGCAGAGATATTTATCGAGCAAGTGTAACGATTAATGGCGATAAAAGTGCGAAAGAAGTCATTCAGGAATTAAAAGCACGAAATCCAGCAGTCTACACCCGAGAATATCAAGCAAATAACGGAATCATTGAGTTCGACATTCGTTCCGTCAGCCAAAACGAAATGGAAAAAATTATAAAAAGATTGAGAGAAATCATGTAG
- a CDS encoding DUF4311 domain-containing protein, giving the protein MDFVIILVKSVIIGGLLGFAASVGAARMFHAPNTQGLGAFRTLGEMNACMGDPASHFSFGLGFFFNAWASSVGAGAFTQDVTHRIIPNWAAAALLAKNKDVTQTMHDPKKMGIIGAVIGAVVVAFLNTTAAAIPEALQVTAVSVLVPAATILINTVMPVIFWLAALDAGKRTGFWGTLFGGIAQLIMGNAVPGVVLGILIGKGVDESGWNRVTKSMMIAIVLLFIFSGFFRGFDMEMIKSFQLQVPNWLDNLHNIFSVK; this is encoded by the coding sequence GTGGATTTCGTAATCATTCTAGTCAAATCGGTCATTATCGGGGGATTACTTGGTTTTGCAGCATCTGTCGGGGCAGCTCGAATGTTTCATGCACCTAATACACAAGGTTTAGGAGCTTTTAGAACATTAGGCGAAATGAATGCCTGCATGGGTGATCCAGCTTCTCATTTTTCATTTGGTTTAGGCTTTTTCTTTAATGCATGGGCTTCTTCAGTTGGTGCTGGTGCATTCACACAAGATGTGACGCATCGAATCATTCCCAATTGGGCAGCGGCAGCACTTCTAGCAAAAAACAAAGATGTCACCCAGACCATGCATGATCCGAAAAAAATGGGGATCATTGGAGCGGTTATCGGGGCAGTGGTGGTAGCCTTCTTAAACACAACAGCTGCAGCAATTCCAGAGGCGTTACAAGTGACGGCGGTTTCCGTTTTGGTACCAGCAGCGACGATTCTGATCAATACAGTAATGCCAGTTATTTTTTGGTTGGCAGCTTTAGACGCAGGGAAACGAACTGGTTTTTGGGGCACTCTTTTTGGTGGTATCGCGCAATTGATTATGGGAAATGCGGTACCTGGTGTTGTTCTAGGAATCTTGATTGGTAAAGGCGTCGATGAGAGCGGTTGGAATCGCGTCACGAAGAGCATGATGATCGCTATTGTTTTATTATTTATTTTCAGTGGATTTTTCCGTGGATTTGATATGGAAATGATCAAGAGCTTCCAGCTTCAAGTGCCTAATTGGCTTGATAACTTGCACAACATCTTTAGTGTGAAATAG
- a CDS encoding PTS fructose transporter subunit IIABC codes for MKKIIAITSCPVGIAHTYMAAENLEKAGKAVGAEVKVETHGSIGIENELTARDIEEAAGVIIAADTKIDKSRFGGKPLITVGVQEGIHHADELVRDILAGKAPVYKSTEAIISSENKSESENLGKKIYKSLMNGVSYMVPFVVTGGLLIAISLTLGGTATPEGIKIPEGTIWATMNSIGSIAMGLMVPILSAFIAQSIADRPGLVPGFVGGMLAANGALYGSDANAGFLGGIITGFLAGFIALGIKKVRVPKALQSIMPIIVIPILGSLAVGFVFIYVIGEPVALLFSSLTHFLAGMQGGSEIVLAMILGAMIAFDMGGPFNKVAFLFGSGLIAEGNYSIMGPIAVAICIPPLALGLASLILKTKFTKTEREAGKASLAMGLFGITEGAIPFASTDPLRVIPSIVIGAMTGSVIAMLSGVTDHVAHGGPIVAVLGAVDHVAMFFVAVIAGIAVTVLMLRILKPTLQQTAVAAANGVTVADLSETETSDVYTKTETFDSITDIMSDEAIVLGETATTKDGVIEDLVQRLEKTAAITDKTRFKEVIYDREHESTTGIGMGIAIPHGKSAYVLKPTVAFARSQSGVDWHSLDGKPAHMIFMIAVPENSQGDMHLKILQRLSRKLMDDDFRQALMEAPDKTAVHQLLSEM; via the coding sequence ATGAAAAAAATTATTGCAATCACATCCTGTCCAGTTGGTATTGCCCATACATACATGGCAGCAGAAAACTTAGAGAAAGCGGGGAAAGCAGTTGGCGCCGAGGTAAAAGTCGAAACACATGGTTCCATCGGTATTGAAAATGAATTGACTGCAAGAGATATCGAAGAAGCAGCTGGTGTAATCATCGCAGCAGATACTAAAATAGATAAATCACGATTCGGCGGTAAACCTTTGATAACCGTAGGTGTGCAAGAAGGAATCCACCATGCAGATGAGTTGGTGAGAGATATTTTAGCAGGAAAAGCGCCAGTCTATAAAAGTACGGAGGCAATTATTTCTTCCGAAAATAAAAGTGAATCAGAAAATTTAGGTAAAAAAATCTATAAGAGTTTGATGAATGGCGTTTCGTACATGGTACCTTTCGTAGTTACAGGAGGGTTATTGATCGCGATTTCTTTAACATTAGGAGGAACAGCTACACCTGAAGGGATCAAGATACCAGAAGGAACGATTTGGGCAACGATGAATAGTATCGGAAGTATCGCTATGGGGTTGATGGTTCCAATTCTATCTGCATTTATTGCGCAAAGTATTGCAGATCGTCCAGGACTTGTTCCTGGATTTGTTGGTGGGATGTTAGCGGCAAACGGAGCATTATATGGTAGTGATGCGAATGCGGGATTCTTAGGCGGGATCATCACTGGATTTTTAGCAGGATTCATTGCTTTAGGAATCAAGAAAGTGCGAGTACCGAAAGCTTTACAATCGATCATGCCAATTATTGTTATCCCAATTTTAGGATCATTGGCAGTTGGTTTTGTGTTTATCTATGTTATTGGAGAACCAGTAGCTCTTCTATTTAGTTCATTGACTCACTTTTTAGCAGGGATGCAAGGAGGAAGCGAAATTGTTCTAGCTATGATCTTAGGAGCGATGATTGCTTTTGATATGGGGGGGCCGTTCAATAAAGTAGCCTTTTTGTTCGGATCTGGCTTGATTGCAGAAGGCAATTATTCCATTATGGGGCCAATTGCTGTAGCTATCTGTATCCCTCCATTAGCATTGGGGCTGGCATCATTGATTTTAAAAACCAAATTTACGAAAACAGAACGAGAAGCTGGTAAGGCGTCCTTAGCAATGGGACTGTTTGGGATTACAGAAGGCGCTATTCCGTTTGCTTCAACAGATCCACTACGGGTGATTCCAAGCATTGTAATCGGGGCAATGACAGGAAGTGTGATCGCGATGCTTTCAGGAGTGACAGATCATGTAGCTCATGGCGGTCCGATCGTAGCGGTTTTAGGAGCAGTGGATCACGTAGCCATGTTTTTTGTAGCAGTGATTGCTGGTATTGCTGTAACCGTGCTAATGTTAAGAATCCTTAAACCGACATTACAACAAACTGCGGTTGCTGCAGCAAATGGTGTGACAGTAGCAGATCTATCAGAGACTGAAACAAGTGATGTTTATACGAAAACTGAAACTTTTGATTCTATCACGGATATTATGTCAGATGAAGCAATCGTTTTAGGTGAAACAGCAACAACAAAAGACGGAGTAATCGAAGATTTAGTCCAACGTTTAGAAAAAACAGCGGCGATCACAGATAAAACCAGATTTAAAGAAGTCATCTATGATAGAGAACATGAAAGTACAACGGGAATCGGTATGGGGATTGCTATTCCACATGGAAAATCAGCTTATGTTCTTAAACCAACAGTGGCATTTGCCAGAAGTCAATCTGGGGTAGATTGGCATTCTTTAGATGGAAAACCTGCACATATGATCTTTATGATTGCTGTACCTGAAAACAGCCAAGGTGATATGCACTTGAAAATACTGCAACGTCTATCACGTAAATTGATGGATGATGACTTCCGTCAAGCACTGATGGAAGCGCCAGATAAAACAGCAGTTCACCAATTATTAAGCGAAATGTAA
- a CDS encoding amidohydrolase/deacetylase family metallohydrolase, with protein MFDTLIKNGRLVDGSKIEVAIEKGMIKAVAAEINQPAQEVVDLEGKYYLSAGWIDDHVHCYEKMSLYYDYPDQIGVEKGVTTVIDAGTTGAENIREFYQLTKSVKTNVYALMNISKWGIVKQDELADLTKIQEDLVSTALAELPEFIVGIKARMSKTVVGENGIKPLELAKKIQSENNDLPLMVHIGSAPPELEEVLSRMERGDVLTHCFNGKPNGILDPKTDQIKNFVWDAYNNGVVFDIGHGTDSFNFHVAETALKAGMKATSISTDIYIRNRTNGPVFDLATTLEKLRVVGYSWEEIIEKVTAVPARNFHLKNKGQLAVNYDADLTIFEIVENEKELKDSNGFTRIAKEQILPIKTIIGGVIYDN; from the coding sequence ATGTTTGATACTTTGATTAAAAATGGAAGGTTGGTTGATGGATCTAAAATAGAGGTCGCTATAGAAAAAGGCATGATTAAAGCAGTTGCAGCAGAAATAAATCAGCCGGCGCAAGAAGTAGTTGACTTGGAGGGAAAGTATTATTTATCCGCTGGGTGGATCGATGATCATGTCCACTGCTATGAAAAGATGAGTCTTTATTATGACTATCCTGATCAGATAGGGGTCGAAAAAGGTGTGACGACGGTCATTGATGCTGGAACTACGGGAGCAGAAAACATCCGTGAATTTTATCAATTGACGAAATCGGTCAAGACAAATGTGTATGCGCTAATGAATATCTCTAAATGGGGCATTGTCAAACAAGATGAACTTGCTGATCTAACAAAGATTCAAGAAGATCTAGTAAGTACTGCGTTAGCAGAACTGCCGGAATTTATTGTCGGGATCAAAGCGAGAATGAGTAAGACAGTTGTTGGTGAAAATGGCATTAAGCCATTAGAATTAGCTAAAAAAATCCAGTCAGAAAACAATGATCTGCCATTGATGGTTCATATCGGTTCTGCACCTCCTGAGTTAGAAGAAGTATTGTCAAGAATGGAAAGAGGCGATGTATTGACCCATTGTTTTAATGGAAAACCAAACGGTATTTTAGATCCAAAGACAGATCAAATTAAAAACTTTGTCTGGGATGCTTACAATAATGGTGTTGTCTTTGATATTGGACATGGGACGGATAGCTTTAATTTCCATGTGGCAGAAACCGCACTAAAAGCAGGAATGAAAGCTACCTCTATTAGTACGGATATCTACATCCGCAATCGTACAAATGGCCCAGTTTTTGATCTAGCAACTACTTTAGAAAAATTGAGGGTAGTCGGCTATTCTTGGGAAGAAATCATTGAAAAAGTTACAGCAGTTCCTGCACGGAATTTTCATTTGAAGAATAAGGGCCAGTTAGCTGTCAATTATGATGCAGATTTGACGATATTTGAGATTGTTGAAAATGAAAAGGAATTGAAAGATTCCAACGGATTTACACGTATAGCTAAAGAACAAATTTTACCGATTAAAACAATTATTGGAGGCGTCATATATGACAATTAG
- the arsC gene encoding arsenate reductase (thioredoxin), with translation MKKIYFLCTGNSCRSQIAEGYARKYLPPSKFEIRSAGIETHGLNPRAVKIMAEDGIDISKQTSDLIDRYYFAQADLIITLCGDAKDKCPAVPNNHEHLHWDLKDPAQAVGSEEEILAEFRKVREVIKRKVLDLNQRTSIV, from the coding sequence ATGAAAAAAATTTATTTTTTATGTACAGGCAATTCTTGCCGCAGTCAAATAGCAGAAGGCTACGCGCGTAAATATCTGCCTCCTTCAAAGTTTGAGATAAGAAGTGCGGGGATCGAGACACATGGTTTGAATCCAAGAGCTGTAAAAATCATGGCAGAAGACGGCATCGATATTTCCAAACAAACGTCTGATTTGATTGATAGATATTACTTTGCTCAGGCAGACTTGATTATTACACTTTGTGGTGATGCCAAAGACAAGTGCCCTGCCGTTCCAAACAATCACGAACACCTTCACTGGGACCTAAAAGATCCTGCACAAGCTGTCGGGAGCGAAGAAGAAATATTAGCGGAATTCAGAAAAGTCAGAGAAGTAATCAAAAGAAAAGTTTTAGATTTAAATCAACGTACATCGATTGTATAA